Proteins co-encoded in one Malus sylvestris chromosome 7, drMalSylv7.2, whole genome shotgun sequence genomic window:
- the LOC126629681 gene encoding uncharacterized protein LOC126629681 isoform X1, which yields MGKALPSPTRFQDLTRIIAADKLPRTRRAKQVSQVRISSPQTSKPVDPERVKLRMESSEGRNRVPLARVVSDCVRRWFQDTLKEAKAGDSSMQVLVGQMYCSGYGVPKDPKKLFPPSELVSCALNQGHAWMNKASKSRASVWKVSDKPPGYNASDSNSDELKDDTK from the exons ATGGGAAAGGCACTACCTTCGCCGACCCGGTTCCAAGATTTGACCCGAATCATCGCTGCCGACAAGCTCCCGCGGACCAGACGCGCAAAGCAAGTGTCCCAAGTTCGAATTTCGTCCCCGCAGACGTCGAAACCGGTCGACCCGGAGCGGGTGAAGCTGAGGATGGAGAGCTCCGAGGGGCGGAACCGGGTTCCTCTGGCCCGGGTGGTGTCGGACTGCGTGCGGCGGTGGTTTCAGGACACGCTCAAGGAGGCAAAGGCGGGCGATAGCTCCATGCAGGTGTTGGTGGGTCAGATGTATTGCAGCGGCTATGGTGTTCCCAAAGACCCCAAAAAG TTGTTTCCGCCGTCTGAACTTGTGAGTTGTGCACTTAATCAGGGACATGCTTGGATGAATAAAGCTTCGAAAAGTAGAGCTTCGGTTTGGAAAGTGAGCGATAAGCCTCCAG GTTACAATGCAAGTGACTCTAACTCGGATGAATTGAAAGACGACACGAAGTAA
- the LOC126629907 gene encoding cation/H(+) antiporter 15-like: MGLNINALVGDIEQAIDNVTLVCQNPYGSIASRGVFRHENPLASSTSLLLVQLSIITLVSQLINLCFKPLGQSTLVSQMFGGVIFGPSLLGHKKQISNTIFPIKSANVFETIATFGLMFFLFSTGVKLNAGRTIRPERRAVSIALSMFFFTLALPLCLAMTMRKYVAMDETLRSALPTITTSQVISSSPVVGCLLTELRLMNTDLGRLALSVTMFSDVIGIIMVGMAMAILGNKTKTALVPVLEIITALAFVLSIIYLFRPAILWMLNRIEEGKSVKESYTITIFLFVLVCGFLSELISQHYLLGPLVLGYVVPAGPPLGSALVMKLEILATGLFYPTYLANSGLRTNIFRVNPRSAWIMGVLVLFSALVKVGAVMLPATYFDVPTHDAFVLGIILNAKGITELVMYNIWKQGKILTDQEFALSVFSVIVMTAIVTPLIKFLYDPSKKYAALKRSTIQHLKRESELRILACIHNQDSVPTLINVLEVTNATEANPVAVIGLVLTELVGQTNPILVAHQPRDNFDNNTAMSCHIVKALRQYEQHSQGRASLQAFTSISQYITMHDDVCRVAMEKRVNLVILPFHKQWAVDGNIGTVNRALQSMNMNVLEMAPCSVGILVDRGLLGGSVSVLTNQYTFHVAVIFIGGADDAEALAYGARMARHPSVDLTVARFLLFGDENSKDRKRESDLVEEYRLANADNERFVVVEEVVRDGARLSAVIKSMVDCFDLMLVGMHHQDSPLLSGLGEWSECPELGIIGDMLASPDFQCSLSVLVLQQQRIGGKLVNRNQAVDREPLIHEAPPEETLRGSWTITVSENGRK, from the exons ATGGGCTTAAACATAAATGCATTGGTTGGAGACATCGAACAGGCCATAGACAATGTGACTTTGGTGTGCCAAAATCCCTACGGCAGCATTGCTTCCCGCGGAGTATTTCGCCACGAGAACCCTCTCGCTTCCTCCACATCTCTTCTTCTGGTGCAGTTATCCATCATCACCCTTGTTTCCCAGTTGATCAATCTCTGCTTCAAACCCCTGGGACAGTCCACCCTCGTTTCTCAGATGTTT GGCGGTGTAATATTCGGGCCATCACTTCTGGGGCACAAAAAGCAAATCTCAAACACCATCTTCCCGATAAAAAGCGCCAATGTGTTTGAAACAATTGCAACATTCGGCCTCATGTTCTTCCTTTTTTCAACCGGAGTGAAGCTGAATGCAGGCAGAACGATAAGGCCTGAACGAAGAGCAGTTTCCATTGCACTTTCGATGTTCTTCTTCACCTTGGCACTCCCCTTATGCCTAGCCATGACGATGAGAAAATATGTCGCGATGGACGAGACCCTTAGGTCGGCTCTCCCAACTATAACTACATCACAGGTTATATCGAGTTCCCCTGTGGTTGGTTGTTTACTAACCGAGCTCAGGCTAATGAACACGGACCTTGGCCGCCTGGCCCTCTCTGTAACAATGTTTTCCGATGTTATAGGCATCATTATGGTTGGGATGGCCATGGCGATTTTGGGTAACAAGACGAAAACTGCGTTAGTTCCAGTCTTGGAAATAATAACAGCGTTAGCTTTTGTTCTTTCGATTATATACTTGTTCAGGCCAGCAATTCTATGGATGCTCAACCGTATAGAGGAAGGGAAATCTGTCAAGGAGTCGTATACCATTACCATTTTCCTGTTTGTTCTTGTGTGTGGATTTCTCAGTGAGCTCATAAGCCAGCATTACTTGCTGGGACCTCTAGTGCTTGGTTACGTCGTGCCTGCAGGACCGCCTTTGGGATCTGCATTGGTGATGAAGTTGGAAATTTTGGCTACAGGGTTGTTCTACCCAACCTACCTTGCCAATAGCGGGCTGAGGACGAACATCTTCAGGGTTAATCCTCGGTCTGCATGGATTATGGGGGTTCTTGTTCTCTTTTCTGCCCTGGTGAAGGTAGGAGCAGTAATGTTACCAGCCACCTACTTTGATGTGCCTACGCATGACGCTTTTGTGCTCGGCATCATCCTTAACGCCAAGGGCATCACTGAACTTGTTATGTACAACATTTGGAAGCAAGGCAAG ATTCTGACTGATCAAGAATTCGCGCTGTCCGTGTTCTCGGTGATAGTGATGACAGCAATTGTAACACCTTTGATAAAGTTTTTGTATGATCCTTCAAAGAAATACGCAGCACTGAAAAGAAGTACAATCCAACATTTGAAGCGCGAGTCAGAGCTCCGAATCCTGGCCTGTATCCACAACCAGGACAGTGTTCCCACTCTCATAAACGTCCTGGAAGTAACAAATGCTACAGAAGCGAACCCTGTTGCAGTCATAGGCCTCGTCCTCACCGAGCTTGTGGGGCAAACCAACCCTATTCTCGTGGCGCACCAACCCCGTGACAACTTTGACAACAACACAGCCATGTCCTGCCATATTGTCAAAGCGCTGAGGCAGTACGAGCAGCATAGCCAAGGGCGTGCCTCCCTCCAAGCATTCACTTCCATCTCACAGTATATAACAATGCATGATGACGTTTGCCGCGTTGCAATGGAGAAGAGGGTTAACCTGGTGATCCTGCCGTTTCACAAGCAATGGGCAGTAGATGGCAACATTGGGACAGTGAACCGAGCTCTCCAGTCCATGAACATGAACGTCCTCGAAATGGCGCCTTGCTCTGTTGGAATTCTCGTTGATCGGGGACTGCTAGGAGGGTCGGTATCAGTTCTAACCAACCAGTATACATTCCATGTTGCTGTGATCTTCATTGGTGGTGCAGACGATGCAGAGGCACTAGCCTATGGCGCTCGCATGGCAAGACATCCGAGCGTGGACTTAACAGTTGCCCGGTTCCTCCTCTTTGGTGACGAAAACAGCAAAGACCGGAAGCGGGAAAGTGACCTGGTTGAGGAATACCGGCTAGCTAATGCAGACAATGAGCGGTTTGTTGTGGTGGAAGAGGTGGTAAGAGACGGAGCAAGATTGTCCGCTGTTATCAAATCAATGGTGGACTGTTTTGATTTGATGTTGGTAGGCATGCACCACCAGGACTCCCCGCTTCTTTCGGGGCTCGGTGAGTGGAGTGAGTGCCCGGAGCTCGGAATCATCGGGGATATGCTTGCTTCCCCGGACTTCCAGTGCTCACTTTCTGTGCTAGTGCTGCAGCAGCAGAGAATTGGAGGGAAACTGGTTAATCGGAATCAAGCAGTTGACAGAGAACCGCTAATTCACGAAGCACCCCCTGAGGAAACACTAAGAGGATCCTGGACGATTACAGTTAGCGAAAATGGTAGGAAATAG
- the LOC126629681 gene encoding uncharacterized protein LOC126629681 isoform X2, with the protein MGKALPSPTRFQDLTRIIAADKLPRTRRAKQVSQVRISSPQTSKPVDPERVKLRMESSEGRNRVPLARVVSDCVRRWFQDTLKEAKAGDSSMQVLVGQMYCSGYGVPKDPKKGHAWMNKASKSRASVWKVSDKPPGYNASDSNSDELKDDTK; encoded by the exons ATGGGAAAGGCACTACCTTCGCCGACCCGGTTCCAAGATTTGACCCGAATCATCGCTGCCGACAAGCTCCCGCGGACCAGACGCGCAAAGCAAGTGTCCCAAGTTCGAATTTCGTCCCCGCAGACGTCGAAACCGGTCGACCCGGAGCGGGTGAAGCTGAGGATGGAGAGCTCCGAGGGGCGGAACCGGGTTCCTCTGGCCCGGGTGGTGTCGGACTGCGTGCGGCGGTGGTTTCAGGACACGCTCAAGGAGGCAAAGGCGGGCGATAGCTCCATGCAGGTGTTGGTGGGTCAGATGTATTGCAGCGGCTATGGTGTTCCCAAAGACCCCAAAAAG GGACATGCTTGGATGAATAAAGCTTCGAAAAGTAGAGCTTCGGTTTGGAAAGTGAGCGATAAGCCTCCAG GTTACAATGCAAGTGACTCTAACTCGGATGAATTGAAAGACGACACGAAGTAA
- the LOC126629680 gene encoding staphylococcal-like nuclease CAN2, which produces MGLLGSFIRFLLGQCCKPTTTGGDYSESLGLHGVSAATVGVSALAQDLYNFEITSQVPEGLAQHVVSSRKAQANWYRKLVVAWREAKPPPRTPEEAARLVIQTLKQHQRPDVEGLLAFYGLPLPHTLVGLSAEAPTSLPQGVKYEFQTLPVDGKAIQDGDSLTVYVSTEDPRESSFVPTDVQTAAIQRSEARAVRDYTKADALRKKIIAAGYGVLNIQNEEVLARKYRIRLRGIDAPEGEMPYGEEAKQELVKLIQGKRLRVLIYGEDRYGRCVGDVYCNDVFVQEVMLKKGCAWHYTAYDQRPEFATWEGKARAKRVGLWASSNPEKPWDWRRDRREGK; this is translated from the exons ATGGGGTTGTTGGGAAGCTTCATAAGGTTCCTGTTGGGGCAATGCTGCAAACCCACCACCACCGGAGGAGACTACTCTGAATCACTTGGCCTTCACGGCGTCTCCGCCGCCACTGTCGGCGTTTCGGCTCTTGCCCAAGACCTCTACAACTTCGAGATCACCTCTCAG GTCCCAGAAGGGCTCGCTCAGCATGTTGTCTCGTCCAGGAAGGCTCAAGCTAACTG GTATAGAAAACTAGTTGTCGCATGGAGGGAAGCCAAACCGCCACCAAGAACACCCGAAGAAGCGGCTAGGCTTGTTATACAAACCCTGAAACAACACCAAAGGCCGGATGTTGAG GGTTTATTGGCTTTCTACGGCCTTCCTCTTCCACATACTCTGGTCGGTCTTTCTGCTGAGGCCCCAACTTCGTTGCCTCAAGGAGTAAAGTATGAGTTCCAGACGCTGCCG GTTGATGGAAAAGCGATTCAAGATGGCGATTCGTTGACAGTCTACGTCAGCACAGAGGATCCGAGGGAGTCGTCCTTTGTTCCAACCGATGTGCAAACAGCTGCCATTCAAAGATCGGAAGCTCGCGCCGTGAGGGACTATACAAAGGCAGATGCACTTCGCAAGAAAATCATTGCTGCTGGATACGG GGTACTGAATATTCAAAACGAGGAGGTCCTTGCCCGAAAGTATAGGATCCGTCTGAG GGGTATAGATGCACCTGAGGGTGAAATGCCCTATGGAGAAGAAGCCAAACAGGAGCTGGTTAAGCTTATTCAGGGCAAGCGTTTGAGGGTTCTTATCTATGGGGAAGATCGTTACGGGCGCTGTGTAGGTGACGTATACTGCAACGACGTATTTGTACAG GAAGTAATGCTCAAGAAGGGGTGTGCATGGCATTACACAGCCTACGACCAACGCCCAGAATTTGCAACA TGGGAAGGAAAGGCTCGGGCGAAGCGAGTTGGGTTGTGGGCTTCATCAAACCCTGAGAAGCCATGGGACTGGAGAAGGGATCGGCGTGAAGGCAAATGA
- the LOC126627716 gene encoding protein EARLY RESPONSIVE TO DEHYDRATION 15-like, translating into MDVISTSTTMSSNLNPNAPMFVPLAYRTVEDFSAEWWALVQSSPWFQDYWLQERFQDPQNDPSFSDIHDPALLSDVDALFDDVENIHHSRNTQAAEEEEKDLNKELVSLGLLKWRKGRPVAEAPRYIEKAAKFVNVKVSPRAIQQPR; encoded by the exons ATGGACGTCATTTCTACGAGCACGACGATGTCGTCGAATCTGAATCCCAACGCTCCGATGTTCGTGCCGCTGGCGTATCGGACGGTGGAGGACTTCTCCGCCGAGTGGTGGGCCCTGGTCCAGTCCTCCCCTTGGTTCCAAGACTACTGGCTCCAGGAGCGCTTCCAAGATCCCCAAAACGATCCCTCATTTTCCGATATTCACGATCCTGCCCTCCTCTCCGATGTCGACGCCCTCTTCGACGACGTTGAGAACATCCATCACTCCCGCAACACTCAGG CggcggaggaggaagagaaggacTTGAACAAAGAGCTGGTTTCGTTGGGACTGCTGAAATGGCGGAAAGGCCGACCCGTGGCGGAGGCTCCGAGGTACATCGAAAAGGCGGCGAAGTTTGTGAACGTGAAAGTGAGTCCCAGGGCGATTCAGCAGCCGAGGTAG